The following proteins are co-located in the Callithrix jacchus isolate 240 chromosome 10, calJac240_pri, whole genome shotgun sequence genome:
- the CNTF gene encoding ciliary neurotrophic factor, with protein sequence MAFAEHSPLAPHRRDLCSRSIWLARKIRSDLTALTESYVKHQGLDKNINLNSMDGVPMASTDRWSELTEAERLQENLQAYRAFHVLLARLLEDQQVHFTPTEGDFHQAIHSLLLQVAAFAYQIEELMVLLEYKIPPSEADGMPVGVGDGGLFEKKLWGLKVLQELSQWTVRSIHDLRVISSHQTGIPAHGSHYIAKEKKM encoded by the exons ATGGCTTTTGCAGAGCATTCACCGCTGGCCCCTCACCGTCGGGACCTCTGTAGCCGCTCTATCTGGCTAGCAAGGAAGATTCGTTCAGACCTGACTGCTCTTACGGAATCTTAC GTGAAGCATCAGGGCCTGGATAAGAACATCAACCTGAATTCTATGGATGGGGTGCCAATGGCAAGCACTGATCGGTGGAGTGAGCTGACCGAGGCAGAGCGACTCCAAGAGAATCTTCAAGCTTATCGTGCCTTCCAtgttttgttggccaggcttttaGAAGACCAGCAGGTGCATTTTACCCCAACTGAAGGTGACTTCCATCAAGCTATACATAGCCTTCTTCTCCAAGTTGCTGCCTTTGCTTACCAGATAGAGGAGTTAATGGTACTCCTGGAATACAAGATTCCCCCCAGTGAGGCTGATGGGATGCCTGTTGGTGTTGGAGATGGTGGTCTCTTTGAGAAGAAGCTATGGGGCCTAAAGGTGCTGCAGGAGCTTTCACAGTGGACAGTGAGGTCTATCCATGACCTTCGTGTCATTTCTTCTCATCAGACTGGGATCCCAGCACATGGGAGCCATTATATTGCTAAGGAGAAGAAAATGTAG